Below is a window of Synergistaceae bacterium DNA.
CCGCTTGCCGAGCGGATGCGTCCGTGCACAATTGACGAATATATCGGGCAGTCGCATATCCTGGGTCCGGGCAAACCGCTTCGGCAGATGCTTGAAGGCGGAAAGGTCCCCAGCTGTATACTCTATGGTCCGCCCGGGGTTGGCAAGACAACGCTGGTCAGGCTTATGGCAAAAATGACCGGACGTGAGTTGCTTGAGATAAATGCCGTCAGTGCTAAGGTGGAGACTCTGCGCTCACTTGTTGACAAAGCTAAGGATGAGAAGCGTTTTTCAGGCAGATCTGCGATAGCGTTCGTTGACGAGTTATACCACTTTAACAGCAAACAGCAGAATGTACTGCTTCCCTCCGTGGAGACCGGAGACATCATCCTTGTCGGGACTACGACGGAAAATCCCTGGTTTGAGATAAACAAGACACTGCTCTCGCGCATGATAACATATACGCTTAAGCCGCTTACGGACGAAGACCTCTTTGAACTGCTTGAACGCGCGCTCACAGACAAAGAGCGGGGGCTCGGGATGCTTGAAGTCAGTGCGGAGAAGAGCATACTGGAAAAGATAGCGGCACTTGCCGGAGGCGACGCGCGACAGGCACTGACACGTCTTGAGGCGTCAGTGTCCTCTGTTGCGCTTGGCGGCGGTAAGGTGCTTACGGAGAAAATCGTCGCTGAGAGCACCGGTATGGCAACCCAGCGATATGACAGGGCATCGGATGACCACTACGCGGTCATCTCCGCTCTTATAAAGAGCATGAGGGGCTCCGATCCTGATGCCTCGGTCTACTGGCTTGCCAGAATGCTTTCCGGCGGGGATGACCTGCGCTTCATCTGCCGCAGGCTGTG
It encodes the following:
- a CDS encoding replication-associated recombination protein A, whose translation is MEEQNIFDLGEKSAARSYEVPLAERMRPCTIDEYIGQSHILGPGKPLRQMLEGGKVPSCILYGPPGVGKTTLVRLMAKMTGRELLEINAVSAKVETLRSLVDKAKDEKRFSGRSAIAFVDELYHFNSKQQNVLLPSVETGDIILVGTTTENPWFEINKTLLSRMITYTLKPLTDEDLFELLERALTDKERGLGMLEVSAEKSILEKIAALAGGDARQALTRLEASVSSVALGGGKVLTEKIVAESTGMATQRYDRASDDHYAVISALIKSMRGSDPDASVYWLARMLSGGDDLRFICRRLCIFASEDIGLADPMALVIAQNAAAAVDRVGLPEANLILSEAVIYLACAPKSNSSYLAINAATKAIESGDLMEVPYHLRNDGEGYIYPHDKPAHWVPQAYLPEVRRFYHPGKLGAEARIKERLKNFWKRFAEDADDEQ